Part of the Candidatus Brocadia sinica JPN1 genome, CTTAAATTCTTTATCTGCCTTGATGATCTGAATATTGCCCATACTTCCACCCAGTTTACCAATGACAGTAAGCGCCTTGCCTAATGTGCCGGGGATGTTTTTTAGTCTTAAACGAAAGGTCACGAGATTTTCTGCTAGTTTCATTATTTAAACCTCAAATAAGGGAATTTTTAGAAAAAGCATAGGAGAAAATGACAGTTGAAATAACTCAATACATCTGTAAATGTATTGAGTTATACCTTGATTACAAATGTTTCTATCGGTATAATTTGCGATTTTATAATATTTATTTGTTGTAAGGCAAGGGAAATACAGGGTATGAAGATACTTATATTATCAGATATTCATGGCAATATAGCTGCTCTGGATGCCGTGCGTGAAAGGGCTGATATGGTTTTTTGCCTGGGAGATTTGGTGAATTACGGTCCATATCCCAGGGCGTGTATCGAACGAATCAGAGGCTTAACAGACAAAGTGGTTCGCGGAAATCATGATAATGCGGTTGGCAGGGATATGGACTGCGGGTGTTCCATAAGGTACAAAGAGCTGAGCGATGCGGGAAAGATTTTTACCAAGGCCGTCTTAAATCCGGGTGAAAAAGAATTCCTTGGTAATTTACCAACGACGTTAAATTTAGAAATAGAAGGGAAGAAATTTGTGTTGTCACATGGCTCGCCCGGCGGCGATATGTATAAATATCTCAGACCGGATGTCTCTGACGAGCAATTGGAGTCTGAGTTAAAGGATATGAGCGCTGATATTGTCTTTATTGGCCATACCCATCTTCCCATGGTGCGAGAGATAGATGGTACAATCGTTGTAAATCCAGGCAGCGTAGGTCAGCCGCGTGATGGTGTTCCTATGGCATCGTATGCCGTCTGGGAGGATAGTCATATTGAGATAAAACGGGTTCGCTATGATATTGAGGCAACCGTGAAAGGGTTAGAGGCAACAAATATACCGTCCGTTCAGGTTTCGATGCTTGCAAAGATCTTAAGGGATGGTGGGATGTAACTAATCAGCAGTAATCAATTGCCAAAGATCTACGCGAAACAAGTGCAATATCAGAAATGGGGAACTTTAATGGGCTTGCCTTATTTTAATTATTGTATTATAATTACAGCCTTTGTAAAATGATTTACAAAGGCAGTATTTTGTGAAGATTATTTAGGGTAAGATAATAATGTCAAACGAAACTGAAAAAAATATCAACCCGTCTGACAAAGTGGAAGTTGTCCAGGCATCCGAGGTATTATTTGCAGAACAACAGGCGATAATTCAATCCTTGAAGCAG contains:
- a CDS encoding metallophosphoesterase family protein, which codes for MKILILSDIHGNIAALDAVRERADMVFCLGDLVNYGPYPRACIERIRGLTDKVVRGNHDNAVGRDMDCGCSIRYKELSDAGKIFTKAVLNPGEKEFLGNLPTTLNLEIEGKKFVLSHGSPGGDMYKYLRPDVSDEQLESELKDMSADIVFIGHTHLPMVREIDGTIVVNPGSVGQPRDGVPMASYAVWEDSHIEIKRVRYDIEATVKGLEATNIPSVQVSMLAKILRDGGM